A window from Drosophila subobscura isolate 14011-0131.10 chromosome O, UCBerk_Dsub_1.0, whole genome shotgun sequence encodes these proteins:
- the LOC117898647 gene encoding neprilysin-2 isoform X1, with amino-acid sequence MQTVIKNPSWWRRRTKLERSLLIVSSILFVVAAAVLGLWLNDVLRSRGKNMGMDGGEAPKATALHGDTTSMNQVPVAPVKGKTEMDNACLSRECIHTASTVLRKMKPEVEPCDNFYEFACGTYIEEENIPDDKVAISTFSVISDKLQEQLKDIITADRPDTEPKHFRLPNLLYKACMNKTLIESRGAEPITRMAESLGGWPLLKGDAWNADNTWSWQEQVKKFRNAGFSMDYIIDFSIGVDLQNSTKRLIDLDQSALALSREYLVKGFNETLVTAYYDYMVDIAVLFGANKEQAKKELLQSLEFEMALANISWPNEKRRNSSELYNLRSPQQLQAAYPYVQWVDYMNALLPEGLSMADDEMINLSVPSFFEDLGKLLAKTPQRDIANYMFWRIHSFSIGFLSEEFRKRQLQYATALSGRQEQEARWKECVDIATGSMDEEEEDNDSLGISVGSLYVRKHFNQDSKANALDMVNDIRAVFNDILDEVNWMDAKTKKEAKLKLHSMATHIGYPDEMLDNEKLAKYYAKLDINPDKYFESFLGMNIFGTDYSFNKLRLPVNKTDWVRHARPAIVNAFYSSLENSIQFPAGILQGHFFNAQRPKYMNFGAIGYVIGHEITHGFDDQGRQFDVKGNLRDWWQPDTQKAYLSKAQCIIDQYGNYTERATGLHLNGINTQGENIADNGGVKESYIAYQRWVQKHGEEPKLPGLDYTPQQMFWISAGQTWCAKYRKESLKMRITTGVHSPSEFRVLGSLSNMKDFAKDFQCPEGSPMNPVQKCEVW; translated from the exons ATGCAAACAGTCATTAA GAACCCAAGCTGGTGGCGACGACGCACCAAGTTGGAGAGAAGCCTCCTCATTGTCAGCAGCATTCTGTTcgtggtggcagcagccgtCTTGGGCCTGTGGCTGAACGATGTCCTCAGGTCGCGTGGCAAGAACATGGGAATGGACGGTGGAGAGGCTCCAAAGGCCACGGCCTTGCATGGGGACACCACCAGCATGAACCAGGTGCCGGTGGCTCCGGTCAAGGGGAAGACGGAGATGGACAATGCCTGTCTCAGCCGGGAGTGCATCCACACGGCTTCGACGGTGCTGCGGAAGATGAAGCCCGAGGTGGAGCCGTGTGACAACTTCTACGAGTTCGCCTGCGGCACCTACATCGAGGAGGAGAACATTCCCGATGACAAGGTGGCCATCAGCACGTTCTCGGTCATTTCGGACAAGCTGCAGGAACAGCTGAAGGACATCATCACCGCGGACCGACCGGACACGGAGCCCAAGCACTTCCGCCTCCCCAATCTGCTCTACAAGGCGTGCATGAACAAGA CTCTCATCGAGTCACGGGGCGCGGAACCCATCACCAGAATGGCCGAGTCCCTGGGCGGTTGGCCACTGCTCAAGGGCGACGCCTGGAACGCGGACAACACCTGGAGCTGGCAAGAGCAGGTCAAGAAGTTCCGAAACGCCGGCTTCAGCATGGACTACATCATTGACTTTTCCATCGGAGTGGACCTACAGAACAGCACAAAGCGATTGATTGAT CTGGACCAGTCGGCTCTGGCACTCAGTCGTGAGTATCTGGTCAAGGGCTTCAATGAGACCCTGGTGACGGCCTACTACGACTACATGGTGGACATTGCTGTGCTTTTCGGAGCCAACAAGGAGCAGGccaagaaggagctgctgcagtctCTCGAGTTCGAAATGGCACTGGCCAAT ATCTCGTGGCCAAACGAGAAGCGTCGCAACTCCTCGGAGCTGTACAACCTGCGCAgtccgcagcagctgcaggccgcCTATCCCTACGTCCAGTGGGTGGACTACATGAATGCCCTGCTGCCCGAGGGTCTCAGCATGGCCGATGACGAGATGATCAACCTGTCCGTGCCCAGTTTCTTCGAGGATCTCggcaagctgctggccaagacgCCCCAGCGGGACATTGCCAACTACATGTTCTGGCGCATTCACTCCTTCTCGATTGGCTTCCTCAGCGAGGAGTTCCgcaagcggcagctgcagtaTGCGACGGCACTGTCGGGAcgccaggagcaggaggcgcgCTGGAAGGAGTGTGTGGACATTGCCACTGGCAG CATGgatgaagaagaagaagataaCGATAG CCTGGGAATATCGGTTGGTTCGCTCTATGTGCGCAAGCACTTCAACCAGGACTCGAAGGCGAACGCCTTGGACATGGTCAACGATATCAGAGCGGTGTTTAATGACATTCTGGACGAGGTCAACTGGATGGATGCCAAGACCAAGAAGGAGgccaagctgaagctgcacaGCATGGCCACGCACATCGGCTACCCCGACGAGATGCTCGACAATGAGAAACTGGCCAAGTACTATGCCAAGCTGGACATCAATCCCGACAAGTACTTCGAGTCCTTCCTGGGCATGAACATCTTCGGCACCGACTACTCGTTCAACAAGCTGCGTCTGCCCGTTAACAAGACGGACTGGGTGCGTCACGCCCGTCCTGCCATCGTGAATGCCTTCTATTCCTCCCTGGAGAACAGCATAC AGTTCCCTGCCGGAATACTCCAGGGACACTTCTTCAATGCCCAGCGTCCCAAGTACATGAACTTTGGAGCCATTGGCTACGTGATTGGCCACGAGATCACCCACGGCTTCGACGATCAGGGACGTCAATTCGATGTCAAGGGAAATCTGCGCGACTGGTGGCAGCCGGACACCCAGAAGGCATACCTCTCCAAGGCCCAGTGCATCATCGACCAGTACGGCAACTACACGGAACGTGCCACAGGTCTCCAC TTGAATGGCATCAATACGCAGGGTGAGAACATCGCCGACAATGGCGGCGTCAAGGAGTCGTACATTGCCTACCAGCGATGGGTGCAGAAGCACGGAGAGGAGCCGAAGCTGCCTGGGCTGGACTACACTCCGCAGCAAATGTTCTGGATCTCAGCCGGCCAGACCTGGTGTGCCAAATATCGCAAAG
- the LOC117898647 gene encoding neprilysin-2 isoform X2: MQTVIKNPSWWRRRTKLERSLLIVSSILFVVAAAVLGLWLNDVLRSRGKNMGMDGGEAPKATALHGDTTSMNQVPVAPVKGKTEMDNACLSRECIHTASTVLRKMKPEVEPCDNFYEFACGTYIEEENIPDDKVAISTFSVISDKLQEQLKDIITADRPDTEPKHFRLPNLLYKACMNKTLIESRGAEPITRMAESLGGWPLLKGDAWNADNTWSWQEQVKKFRNAGFSMDYIIDFSIGVDLQNSTKRLIDLDQSALALSREYLVKGFNETLVTAYYDYMVDIAVLFGANKEQAKKELLQSLEFEMALANISWPNEKRRNSSELYNLRSPQQLQAAYPYVQWVDYMNALLPEGLSMADDEMINLSVPSFFEDLGKLLAKTPQRDIANYMFWRIHSFSIGFLSEEFRKRQLQYATALSGRQEQEARWKECVDIATGSLGISVGSLYVRKHFNQDSKANALDMVNDIRAVFNDILDEVNWMDAKTKKEAKLKLHSMATHIGYPDEMLDNEKLAKYYAKLDINPDKYFESFLGMNIFGTDYSFNKLRLPVNKTDWVRHARPAIVNAFYSSLENSIQFPAGILQGHFFNAQRPKYMNFGAIGYVIGHEITHGFDDQGRQFDVKGNLRDWWQPDTQKAYLSKAQCIIDQYGNYTERATGLHLNGINTQGENIADNGGVKESYIAYQRWVQKHGEEPKLPGLDYTPQQMFWISAGQTWCAKYRKESLKMRITTGVHSPSEFRVLGSLSNMKDFAKDFQCPEGSPMNPVQKCEVW, from the exons ATGCAAACAGTCATTAA GAACCCAAGCTGGTGGCGACGACGCACCAAGTTGGAGAGAAGCCTCCTCATTGTCAGCAGCATTCTGTTcgtggtggcagcagccgtCTTGGGCCTGTGGCTGAACGATGTCCTCAGGTCGCGTGGCAAGAACATGGGAATGGACGGTGGAGAGGCTCCAAAGGCCACGGCCTTGCATGGGGACACCACCAGCATGAACCAGGTGCCGGTGGCTCCGGTCAAGGGGAAGACGGAGATGGACAATGCCTGTCTCAGCCGGGAGTGCATCCACACGGCTTCGACGGTGCTGCGGAAGATGAAGCCCGAGGTGGAGCCGTGTGACAACTTCTACGAGTTCGCCTGCGGCACCTACATCGAGGAGGAGAACATTCCCGATGACAAGGTGGCCATCAGCACGTTCTCGGTCATTTCGGACAAGCTGCAGGAACAGCTGAAGGACATCATCACCGCGGACCGACCGGACACGGAGCCCAAGCACTTCCGCCTCCCCAATCTGCTCTACAAGGCGTGCATGAACAAGA CTCTCATCGAGTCACGGGGCGCGGAACCCATCACCAGAATGGCCGAGTCCCTGGGCGGTTGGCCACTGCTCAAGGGCGACGCCTGGAACGCGGACAACACCTGGAGCTGGCAAGAGCAGGTCAAGAAGTTCCGAAACGCCGGCTTCAGCATGGACTACATCATTGACTTTTCCATCGGAGTGGACCTACAGAACAGCACAAAGCGATTGATTGAT CTGGACCAGTCGGCTCTGGCACTCAGTCGTGAGTATCTGGTCAAGGGCTTCAATGAGACCCTGGTGACGGCCTACTACGACTACATGGTGGACATTGCTGTGCTTTTCGGAGCCAACAAGGAGCAGGccaagaaggagctgctgcagtctCTCGAGTTCGAAATGGCACTGGCCAAT ATCTCGTGGCCAAACGAGAAGCGTCGCAACTCCTCGGAGCTGTACAACCTGCGCAgtccgcagcagctgcaggccgcCTATCCCTACGTCCAGTGGGTGGACTACATGAATGCCCTGCTGCCCGAGGGTCTCAGCATGGCCGATGACGAGATGATCAACCTGTCCGTGCCCAGTTTCTTCGAGGATCTCggcaagctgctggccaagacgCCCCAGCGGGACATTGCCAACTACATGTTCTGGCGCATTCACTCCTTCTCGATTGGCTTCCTCAGCGAGGAGTTCCgcaagcggcagctgcagtaTGCGACGGCACTGTCGGGAcgccaggagcaggaggcgcgCTGGAAGGAGTGTGTGGACATTGCCACTGGCAG CCTGGGAATATCGGTTGGTTCGCTCTATGTGCGCAAGCACTTCAACCAGGACTCGAAGGCGAACGCCTTGGACATGGTCAACGATATCAGAGCGGTGTTTAATGACATTCTGGACGAGGTCAACTGGATGGATGCCAAGACCAAGAAGGAGgccaagctgaagctgcacaGCATGGCCACGCACATCGGCTACCCCGACGAGATGCTCGACAATGAGAAACTGGCCAAGTACTATGCCAAGCTGGACATCAATCCCGACAAGTACTTCGAGTCCTTCCTGGGCATGAACATCTTCGGCACCGACTACTCGTTCAACAAGCTGCGTCTGCCCGTTAACAAGACGGACTGGGTGCGTCACGCCCGTCCTGCCATCGTGAATGCCTTCTATTCCTCCCTGGAGAACAGCATAC AGTTCCCTGCCGGAATACTCCAGGGACACTTCTTCAATGCCCAGCGTCCCAAGTACATGAACTTTGGAGCCATTGGCTACGTGATTGGCCACGAGATCACCCACGGCTTCGACGATCAGGGACGTCAATTCGATGTCAAGGGAAATCTGCGCGACTGGTGGCAGCCGGACACCCAGAAGGCATACCTCTCCAAGGCCCAGTGCATCATCGACCAGTACGGCAACTACACGGAACGTGCCACAGGTCTCCAC TTGAATGGCATCAATACGCAGGGTGAGAACATCGCCGACAATGGCGGCGTCAAGGAGTCGTACATTGCCTACCAGCGATGGGTGCAGAAGCACGGAGAGGAGCCGAAGCTGCCTGGGCTGGACTACACTCCGCAGCAAATGTTCTGGATCTCAGCCGGCCAGACCTGGTGTGCCAAATATCGCAAAG
- the LOC117897436 gene encoding protein EARLY FLOWERING 5-like isoform X1 yields the protein MAKRLKVALFGYEIDEVIEFVNRTANPAATRRRPPQTPAVVVKSEASSPQEPSSPPPPDGPKILEKVLIEPPIPETLAMENRELEAPDSEAAGEMMATRPIVAVELTSAASPQEPSSPPPPECSGQGDRLR from the exons ATGGCCAAACG TTTAAAAGTAGCTCTTTTTGGCTACGAAATTGACGAAGTAATCGAATTTGTCAATCGTACTGCCAATCCCGCTGCAACGCGGCGGCGGCCGCCACAAACACCGGCCGTTGTTGTTAAAAGCGAAGCGTCGTCTCCACAAGAGCCCAGCAGTCCGCCGCCGCCAGATGGTCCCAAAATTTTGGAAAAGGTTTTGATAG AGCCCCCAATACCTGAAACCCTGGCGATGGAAAATAGGGAACTTGAGGCGCCAGATTCTGAGGCGGCGGGTGAAATGATGGCAACGCGACCAATAGTCGCTGTGGAGTTAACAAGCGCAGCGTCTCCACAAGAGCCCAGCAGTCCGCCGCCGCCAGAATGTAGTGGGCAGGGTGACCGTTTGCGgtaa
- the LOC117897436 gene encoding uncharacterized protein LOC117897436 isoform X2 has product MAKRLKVALFGYEIDEVIEFVNRTANPAATRRRPPQTPAVVVKSEASSPQEPSSPPPPDGPKILEKVLIEPPIPETLAMENRELGQRDQ; this is encoded by the exons ATGGCCAAACG TTTAAAAGTAGCTCTTTTTGGCTACGAAATTGACGAAGTAATCGAATTTGTCAATCGTACTGCCAATCCCGCTGCAACGCGGCGGCGGCCGCCACAAACACCGGCCGTTGTTGTTAAAAGCGAAGCGTCGTCTCCACAAGAGCCCAGCAGTCCGCCGCCGCCAGATGGTCCCAAAATTTTGGAAAAGGTTTTGATAG AGCCCCCAATACCTGAAACCCTGGCGATGGAAAATAGGGAACTTG GGCAACGCGACCAATAG
- the LOC117896253 gene encoding transforming acidic coiled-coil-containing protein 3 isoform X7, with the protein MSVDVIDNDCNKTFDNSNLNTEDKSHTYNNMDELEKKIKNEVTRSEDIEKKLKDAEQREEALIKRITEKDKTNSKLTGVIEAYEKAIAELISEKEQLTQNYERQLQDVQTDRDANYHHLTSLETTFSDLHVKYEKSKEMTSQLKHSEDTLLTDKKQLMENLRLQEQRYEKMKSHAMQQLEIANKKLDTNTREHADEVKKLKALLKKEEVSRVSTAEQLQQKSRENADLLKICEELIYGKGQGGSS; encoded by the exons ATGAGTGTGGACGTTATAGACAACGATTGCAACAAGACCTTCGACAATTCCAA CCTTAATACGGAGGACAAATCCCACACCTACAACAACATGGATGAACTGGAGAAGAAGATCAAAAATGAAGT AACCCGCTCAGAGGACATTGAGAAGAAGCTCAAAGATGCGGAGCAGCGTGAAGAGGCGCTCATTAAGCGCATTACAGAAAAGgataaaacaaattcaaagCTCAC TGGCGTCATCGAGGCCTATGAGAAAGCCATTGCAGAGCTTATCAGCGAGAAAGAGCAACTGACACAGAACTACGAAAGGCAATTGCAGGATGTGCAAACAGATCGCGATGCAAATTACCATCACTTAACGTCGCTGGAAACGACATTCTCCGATCTGCATGT GAAATATGAGAAGAGCAAAGAGATGACCTCGCAGCTGAAACACAGCGAGGATACGCTCCTGACGGACAAAAAACAGCTGATGGAGAATCTGCGACTGCAAGAGCAGCGCTACGAGAAGATGAAAAGCCATGCCATGCAGCAGCTTGAAAT TGCCAATAAAAAGCTGGACACCAACACAAGGGAGCATGCGGATGAGGTGAAAAAACTGAAAGCTTTACTCAAAAAGGAGGAAGTGTCGCGAGTCTCAACggccgagcagctgcagcagaagtcACGCGAGAATGCCGATCTGCTGAAGATCTGCGAGGAGCTCATCTACGGCAAGGGCCAAGGTGGTAGTAGTTAA